TTCTCACTCTGACATTAGTGTATTCTTAAAAGAAAACTTGTTTTTACCACAGACTACTCTTGTTATTGAGATCTAGCGGATTAAATGTACCATTGTACATTGTAAAATTTACATTACGAAGCAGCTTGATACTTGCTTTCCTCTCCACAATTAACATCAAGAAACAACAATTTATTCAGGTACCCATTTAGTCCTAATACAACATTCTTTTTCCAGCTGTCGAGCAACTGGGAGCAGGCTCTGGGCTCACTGGTGCTGCCTGTCAGAGAACTGCTGTCTGAACCGGGGCTGATCCTGGACCAGTGGCTGAGCCTAGAGGGATCACCTGCCAGCCAGCTTCTGCTTAGAGCGGAGCTCAAGGTTGGGTACTGTtcctcacgcacgcacgcacacacacacacacacacacacacacacacacgcacgcgtgcgctcacacacgcacacgcacacagcttaTAAATGTTtataagtattttttttttttaggggtcatgaccaaaatgcatttgcatcacagaaagagaagagatgCTTTGTACCAAAGATGAATGATTAAGCCACTAGCTAATTTCCATCTCCATGCTTTGTGCTGCTTTTCGCACATTATACACTAACAACACAGTCGTATAAGGTCACAAAGTCCATATTTCCTGTGTTGTGTTTGATGCATTTTAGCATAATGGAGTCACTGTTTGACACAAACATCGATGCTCAGTTGTCAACACAGGTTGTTTCTCCCCGGTTGCATCACCGCCTTCATTCTCAGCCTGACAGCAGGCACCTAATTTAGCGGCACCTTACCAAATCACAAAGGCTCCAAGTAAATGAACATGACTTTATATTTTGTTCCAGATTCTGAGTCCCAAAATGGCCATAGGTGATGTGGACCATAAAGAACCACCGAAAGCTTCCAAGAGCTTTATTCCTGAGAAAAAGCCAGAAGTGGACACTGTTCAAGGGTGAGGAAGAGATTTCTGTGCACACCTGGTTTCACATAGAAGAGAAGATGTAGACCAAATGTAGATGCACAGAAGTCTATTTATAACAGAACAATATCATCCGTGCAACACCTGATTGTGCAACATCCGACTGTGACCTGTGTGATGACTCAACTGCAGCAAATATTGTGACCGTGTATCTCCTTCATTAACACAGACACGACTCATTTGAAGTTTTTtacttaagcaataagccccgagaggccgtaggttacactgattctacaacagctaaggggcgttgttaggcacaacACGCTAGCGGAGTGCCTAAAACCCCTCTTACAGTACCTGTtatagaatcagtgtaacctacggactcgagcttattgcttttctagaACTGTTTCTATAAatatacctggcaaagtttcataaagtaaaggcacagcaactagaaatataaCGAGTTATTCcaagataatcattcttccgccaagaaatgtatttcctctatctgaatggttgccaagcaacatcgagacgcagctactaTAACTTtggtatcaagttatggtagcacaGTAATAcagaacgaaatgcggtcaaggtgtatgtttatgctgcattttacaacggcatcgaacgtgattcagccaatcataatcaaggaactatcagttttttttactagttttgtgttcaTGGAGAGTACATGCAATGCATGCTCTCTGTTGCGTCCTGGGTAATGGAGTCTCTGCTGTTATCAACATGTCTATTGTAGCTCTGGAGACGCTGAACGCGCTCCCATCAGTGCCccagccccccctcctccagctGTGGTGGCGCCTGAAAAGCTGTCTGCCACCGGCGTCATTTCTGAGGGGGTCGTCAAGGTCAGCGCTGCAGTTGACCTTCGACCTCAAAAAGCGACCCCTGACCCCAGCTTTGGGCGTGAGGTGGGTGCTAAGGTGGAAGTGAGCCAGATGGGTTGATTGATTAATCTGATTTTGACAAGAAGTAATGGCCCATTGACCAGCTCATTGATTTCATTTGCAGGGCGTGCTGCGTATCCACCTGATGGAGGCCCAGAACCTGGTGGCCAAAGACAAGGTGATGGGGCTGGGGAAGGGCAACAGTGACCCGTATGTGAAGATCCACATTGGGGGCACGACCTTCAAGAGTCAAGTTATCAAGAAGAACCTGAACCCTACCTGGAATGAGATGTATGaggtaacgtgtgtgtgtgtgtgtgtgtgtttgtgtgtgtgtgtgtgtgtgtgtgtgtgtgcactaatcAGATGAACTTCTCAAAGGCCAGCACAACGCACTCAGCAGTTGCCTATTTGTAACACTTTCCTTTTTGTTTCAGTTGATTCTGGCTCAGAATTCCTGTAAAGAAATCCTGTTCGAGCTCTTTGACAAAGACATTGATAAAGATGACTTCCTTGGGAGGTAAGAACTTATGGGAACACTTCAGTGATAAATCTCTAATGCTTAGTTGTCATCGACTCCTCTGCAGGGAGCAGGTAAATACAAACAGGTGGCAGCAGATGCTACTACAGCATTTACCACAACAGCATACAGTAAGAAAATACACATGTGCATCCAGAAATGCTTATTCTAGCTGTTCTGCAACCCATCCAGGCTGACGATCGGTATGGATGACATTGTCCAGGCCCGGTACACTGACCAGGTAAGGGACCACAGTGACCTGAGCTTTGCCGTCCTTTCATCTTGGGCCTAGAGTTGGAGCTGCACACTCTGAATGGCAGATGGAGACGCAATAACACTCACGCTTTGTGTTTCATTTCCAGTGGTTCACCCTGAACGATGTGAAGTCGGGCCGCCTGCATCTGACCGTCGAATGGATGACCACTGCATCTCAGCCAGGAGGGCTAGACAAGGTCTTTTTTCATTCATTATCATCAGTAATTTTAGagtccatgcacacacaactgACGTATGCAGCACTTTTAATGAGAGGACGGAAGTCTTTGATGTGAGGAGGGCTGGTGGTTATTCAGTAATTGTGTCCCATACTCATATGGAGCGTTGCTCTTCTGTTTTTTACCTGTTTCACCTGTTTTTATGAAAAGGTGAGACTTTGAAGCAAGTGACgatttaaatgtgtgtttgcaggtgcTGCAGCTGCGCTCTCTCTACTCCTACCAGAACAAGGCCGTGCCCTCGGCAGCCCTGCTCTTTGTGTTCCTGGAGAGGGCCCATTCCCTGCCTGTgagtggtacacacacacacacacatacacacacacacacacacacacacactccaatttACAGGGACAAACATGGCCGTGTTCTTGCACACTGAATGTACTTACAGTTTCTCTGTCGTTTTCCCAGCTGAAGAAGAGTGGCAAAGAACCAAAACCTGCAGCTGAGCTTGTGCTTAAAGGAACATCCAGGAAAACAAAGGTGTGATATtgtttttagttttagttttattttggtgtcatgtgtgtgttgttgttttagaTGTCCTATATGAGGCATGTCAGTTCTGAGCGATCTGTCAGGTGTAGTTGATcatttgtcatcatcatcatcatctgcaTCTAAGGTGCTTGATCGCTCGACTGCCCCTCAGTGGAATGAAGGTTTTCACTTCCTGGTTCATGACCCTACAGAAGACACTCTCATTATCAAGGTGACTAAAGGCACAATCAAGTATCTTCTAAGTGGTATTCACCCTCACTTCCATTAATCACAAGGCCctgctattctctctctctctctctctctctctctctctctctctctctatctcccccctctctgtccttttctctctttttctgtgtttctttgtctctctcccccctttctccctctctctctctctctctctctctcctctctctctccctctctctctttctctctctctctctctctctctctctttctctctctccagctctccaGTGCCTGGGATCAGGCTCTGGGTTCTCTGGTGCTGCCTGTCAGAGAGCTGCTGTCGAAACCTCAGCTGGTTCTGGATCAGTGGTTCAAGCTGGATGGAGCCCTAGCTGACAGCCAGATTCTGCTCAGGGCGGAACTCAAGGTGACAACActgttcctttctctctcatgcatacacacacacacacacacacacacacttactgtatgGTGTCGTTATATTCTGTTCTAATATGACCAAAATAATGTAAAATACAGAATAGTTTGAAATTGCTTACTTCAAGGTACTTTGTGCCTTTCCCTGTATTCACAGATATATCAGGGATTAATAATTCAATAAGTTACTGTGGGAACCTGATGACATGTCTCGCCCGTCAAGGGTATCTAAAAACAGGTCCAGGCAGAGAGAATGCTTTAAATAGCAGAGCCACTTGATGTTTCTCTTATGCAGGCCACACAGCACAGTTTGTGGACATTCTGCAAACTactgaacacgcacacacacacacacacacacacacacacacacacacacacacacacacacacacacacacacacactcacactcacactcacacacacacacacacacacgcacacacacacacacacacacactagtggatacactcacacagcatCCTTTTAGGAATCACACCTTTTTTAACACTGACAGAGGTGCAGTGCGGTGCAGAGGAAATGAGGCTAATGAGTTGATTTGGTGGCGTGTTTATAAAACCAGTGCTAATTAATTTCCATTACGTGGGTGTGCCAACCTCTCCGCTGTCTGTTGCTGTGGGACTCCGCGTGACAGGTCACCGCTATGCTAGTACGGAAACAGCAGCACACACCATTTCAAACTAACTGTCAAAATAGGCCATGCTGCACATGCAACTTAGGTACTTGAATGACTTTACATTCAGACTGTGGGGAATGATTGGGAGGATATTTTATGATTGTGAGGTTATTTTTTATGTTATTGTTCATAATCTTATTTTGAAACAGATCCTAGAGTCCAAGGCGACGGCGAGGGCAGTTGTGACGGAGGCACCGGTGATGACTCCAGAGCCTGCTGTggttgaggaggaggaagaggaggaagagtttAGGGGGGCCGCCGAGGCGTCCGCCCCAGCACCTGGCGCTAGGCTGCATCAGCTGGCCGCTCAGAGGTGAGAGCGCTGGTTAATTAGTCTGTTAGGCGCGCAGCTGTCAGCTAGTTTGTTCATTTACACGTCAACAAATTACCATAATGCCATGAAATCATTTGTttcatgagtctgtgtgtgtgtgtgtgtgtgtgtgtgtgtgtgtgtgtgtgtgtgttagtgtgcctGGAATTGCTCTCTTACACAGTGAATCTGAGGAGAGGGAACCTGCTAATGCCGTTGAAGACCTGTCACCTGTTCAGAACATTCTTAAGCCAACTCCAGAGGTGAGAGCTTTCTacatgggcgtgtgtgtgtgtgtgtgtgtgtgtgtgtagatatgcgtgtgcatttgtatgCATTTGTATGACTTATAAAACTGATCAAATGTACTGTTTGACAGGTCGAAGATATTGGCAGCTACAAGGAGGACCTAGAGCCAATTGCAACAACACAATCTGACACAACAGCCAATGAGAAGGCACAACTATCGGAGCCTGAAGAAGAGCTGGAGGAACCGTGAGTGGATTTGGAGGGAAACAAAcactgttgttgttattgttgttgttgttgttgttgacttttAGACGTTGAGGCTTCTTTTAAATTTGCTGAGGCTTTCCTGTCAGCTGTTGCTTCTGAAGACGTGTTTGTTATTAAAAACCAGCGTCTAGTCTTTGATGAGTCACTGACCCCTAAGGCAAATCTactgaggagaaagagaagggttgtgtgtgtgtgttatttactgtgtgtgtgtgtgtgtgtgtgtgtgtgtgtgtgtgtgtgtgtatgcgtgtctttgtgtgtgtatgcatgtctgtgtctctgtgtgtgtgtgtgtgtgtgtgtgatccaggTCTTATGAGCAGGCCGTTCCGAGCACTCCTCCCCCTGCCCCCTCTGCTGTTCCAGAAAAGGAGAAGGTCGTGTCTGAGGTCCCCAGCCCTCTTGTCCTCCTCCCCCaacacacctccacccccactgGCTTTGCCACCAAGGTAAGGCCTTCTAAACCCACGTTAGTACACACATGCGAATGCATGAGCATGTTTGGTCTCCGTTGAGCATAACTCCTTCCTCCTCTAGGGGGTGCTGCGGATCCATCTGCTGGAAGCCAAGAACCTGGTGGCCAAAGACAAGGTGATGGGCTTGGGGAAAGGGAAGAGTGACCCATATGTCAAGATCTATATCGGGGACACAACCTTCAAGAGTCATGTGATCAAGGAGAACCTCAACCCCACATGGAATGAGATGTATGAGGTAATAATGCTGGGATGTCAACAAACCTGCCAAAAAGAATGGAGGAGTAGTTTATAACATTAAACTGGAGATTATTATTTTTCTACTTGTCTGAGGGCTGTTAAAAGGAAACAAAACTCTCATTCAGTATGTTTCAGTTGGTGTTTATGTATGCATTGTATCCATTTTCTTGAGTGAAGCTTGAAATCTGTTTCCTCATTCTAGCTGGTTCTGAAAGGGAACATGGACCTCAATTTGAAGTTTGAGGTCTTTGATAAGGACTTGGATTCGGATGACTTCCTTGGAAGGTATACCATTacttaaattaattaaaagctGATATATTTCAGTCAGTGGATGCCATTGGATGACTGACTAAGTTTTAATTTGCTATTCAATTAAATACATGGTAGATTTAAGCAATAACCCCCGAGAGGcagtaggttacactgattctacaacagctaaggggcgttgttaggcacgacgcgcTAAGAAACCCctcttagctgttgtagaatcagtgtaacctacagaCTCGaggggcttattgcttttctaaaactgttactataaatacctggcaaagtttcataaagtaaaggcacagcaactagaaatataacaagttattcctagataatcattcttccgccaagaaatatatttcctctatctgagtggttgccaagcaacgtcgagacgcagctactatcaagttatggtagctcAGTAATATAGAAtaaaatgcggtcaaggtgtatgtttatgctggattttacaacggcatcgaacgtgattcagccaatcacaatcaaggaccggaactatcagttttagaatggTAAATAATGGTATTGGTGAGGGTTTGTACTTTATATGTGTATATGGTGATAGGATCTGTCTATTTGTCTTTGTGAGAGATGAGTGGTAGCTGATGGTGCCTTGTTATGCCAACAGGTTTCAACTCCGATTGAAAGACATCATCCAGTCCCAGTTTACAGATCAGGTAAGAGGACTGAGCACTCTCAATATCTAATGTGTTGTCACATCAACATGTACTTTCTTTCTTCTGTGTCACTTCAACAcatcctctgttttttttttctgctttaCCCCTTTATGCTTTCATTATCTGTCTGATTCTAAAAGGCAAAATTATGGTATTATTGTTTACTCTAAGGCAATATGATGGTATTATTGTTTACTCTAAGGCAATATGATGGTATTATTGTTTACTCTAAGGCAATATGATGGTATTATTGTTTACTCTAAGGTCTCCTGGTGCTTTGTAGACCGAATGTTTGCCTTTTCTAAGTCGCTTAGGATAAAACACGTGTATCGGCTAattgaatacatgtaaatgtattgTGAATACATGTGAATGTCTAGTGTTTGGGGAATTCATGTGAACACTTGAATGGTTGTATCTGTGGCCAGTAATCTATCAATTTACATTAGATATGAATTGTAAAATCAATCACCTATAAGTAGGTGCTATTCCTGTGTTGctaatgtttgtgtttgtgtttgtcttgcAGTGGTACACTCTAAATGACATCAAAACCGGCCAGGTCCACCTGCTGCTGGAGTGGCTGCCTACTGCATCAAATGCAGATGAGCTGAACCAGGTCACTTTCTTCTCCTCATTAATGTTGAGAGTGGTGCTCTTCCTAAAGCAGTGTTAATGAGTCAGTGTACTCAGCGAGAGCTgtactggtggtggtggatggtCACACTGAAgcatgaggtgtgtgtttgcaggtgcTGCAGCTGCGCTCTCTCTACTCCTACCAGAACAAGGCCGTGCCCTCGGCAGCCCTGCTCTTTGTGTTCCTGGAGAGGGCCCATTCCCTGCCTGTgagtggtacacacacacacacacacacacacacacacacacacacacacacacacacacacacagacacagacaaacaaacaaacaaacacacacacctactgtacatgtacacatacactaacaccCATACACCAAAACCTAATACTCAGGTCCAGATATTCCAAAGCCCAtagacacagtacacacacacaaactcatacacctCCATACCTTCATAGAAactgtgtccacacacacaaactcgtaCACCTCCATACCTTCATAGACactgtgtccacacacacacacacactcatattaatTCACTCTATATGATCTAGATCAAGATACATATACAGTAGTTGCTTTTCCACTGATTTCAGATGCTGCTGTAAAGTTATAGCACCCAAATGCCTTAGTAGCTCTTAGCAGATTTGATCACAGTTGGATTGATACGAATGTGCATTTGTAGTTGAAGAAGAGTGGGAAGGAGCCAAAGCCTGCCGCTGAGCTTGTTCTGGGTGGAACGTCCTTCAAAACAAAGGTTGGGTGCTGTTTTCTTTCCATTTCTACTGTAGCCATTTATAGGCTTGcacagttttcttttttttaaacactGCTTTCATGTTTCTCTCAAAGGTGTTGGATCGATCCACCTCACCTCAGTGGGATGAGTCATTTTACTTCCTGCTTCATGACCCCAAGGAGGACATGCTGATTATAAAGGTTGGAATTCATATAGGAGTGTACATTGAAGTTAATGTGAACATTTTAAAGGTTGGAATTCATATAGGAGTGTACATTGAAGTTAATGTGAAGATGTTAAAGGTTGGAATTCATATAGGAGTGTACATTGAAATTAATTTGAAGATGTTAAAGGTTGGAATTCATATAGGAGTGTACATTGAAATTAATGTGAAGCTGTTAAAGCTCAGATTAAGTTCACTTATAGCTGTGTATATCCAGTGTGTTACTTCTTCATCTTTACataattttttgtttgtttgttttatttatgaTCTACCTTGTATGTTGAATGCCATTATGCCATTTTAGTATTAAAtatctatgtgtatgtatgtatgtagggtCCTTCCACAGGTTTTTTTCCTGCCTTGTGACAAGTGTGATTATATTTTTATAGACATATTCCATAAGGGTTGAGGACTAACCAGACTGTCAACTTCCTTTCAGCTTGAGTTTTTAATACCCTTTTTTACAATTCTTCAATAATGCCCTTTGTTctgtccaacccccccccccccctctctctctctttctatctttcatctttctctctctcccctctctctctctttctctcctctctctgtatattccccttctttctttccttctctctctctctctctctctccctctctctttctctctctctctctgtctgtctctctctctctctctctctctttctttctctctctctctctctctctccctctgtctttctctctctccagctctccaGTGCCTGGGATCAGGCTCTGGGTTCTCTGGTGCTGCCTGTCAGAGAGCTGCTGTCGAAACCTCAGCTGGTTCTGGATCAGTGGTTCAAGCTGGATGGAGCCCTAGCTGACAGCCAGATTCTGCTCAGGGCGGAACTCAAGGCAaggaactttttttttctccttcacaCTCACATTGCTCCTGAATTTCTCCTGAGTTTGCCTTACAACACATAACACCATAAGTTATTTATGGGTGTgattttgaagaaaaaaaatcacacacacacacaaaaacagtgtACCAAAAATAACGCTAACCTGAGTCTGTTTCTCTGATTTTAGGTCTTGGCGTCTAAACTGACCAACGCCCCGGTGGCAACGGGAGCTCTGCCCAGAGCTGCCCCTGGTGGGGACGCAGGGAGCTGCGGCCAAGTGAAGCTGTCCCTCTCTCACCGAGCCAAGGACAAGAAGCTCTGTGTCACTGTGCACGGCTGCAGGTGTGGATTGGGCTGCCACAGCAGACCGTTCTTTCCCCAAAGAAATGCTCTACACTTAACATTCAGCCactgtgtgttgctgttgtgttAGTGTTACTTGCACAATCAAGATGGAGCTAAAAGACATGGAGCTAAAAGACATTATTATATCTAGACTGAAGCCAGTGGAGTCAGCGGCTGCTGTATCCAGGAAAACATGTCTAATTATGTCAGGTTCTAGGTTCAGTTGGTGCTTTTTAGCAGACACTataatgttagtgtgtgtgcgtgcgtgtgtgcgtgcgtgcgtgcctgtgtcttTATGTCTCATATGTATAGGAATCTGGTGGCTTCATCCAAGGACATCATGGACACATACATTTCTCTCATTCTTCTGCCTGATAAGAGCAAGGCTACCAAGCGAAAGACAGGCGTTAAGAGGAGAGATCTTAACCCAGAATATAATGAAAGGTGTGTTTTTGCCCTGTTCTATAGACGGtgatgctatgtgtgtgtgtgtgtgtgtgtgtgtgtgtatgcgtatatttgtgtgtgtgcagtgtactatgcacatgtttttgtgtgtgtgtgaacataaatgatagagaaagagacaaacaaAGATAGGAGTTTAAGGGCATGCagttttgtgtatgtgagaaGTGATCTCATATCCCCTGCTGTAAtggcttgtgtgtgcatatgctttgCTTCTGACAGGCTGTGATGGTCTAATCCTCAAAGGCctgtgtgggtggatgggtgggtgggagtGTGCAAGGTAGCAGTGCAAACCGAAGTTCTGTTTCAGCGTTGACTTTGTTCTGTCCCCAAAGGAAGCTCTCTTATGTTTGCTTTGGGGTGGTGTGTTTCAACTTATTCCCCCTAATATATCTTAAAATGTGTTTtcatttggttgtgtgtgtgtgtgtgtgtgtgtgtgtgtgtgtgtgtgtgtgtgtgtgtgtgtgtgtgtgtgtgtgtgtgtgctctcgcATGCATATGTACGTCTTATCAGAGTTGTAATAATCCAAGTCATTATCTCCCAGGTTTGAGTTTGATCTCTCTCTGGATGAAGCCAAACGTAGGactctgtgcatctctgtgaAGAACAACGCTGCGTCCTTCATGAGCCGAGACAAAGACGTTGTCGGGCAGgtgggacctgtgtgtgtgtgtgtgggagtgtgtgtgtgtttgtgtacgtgtgtgtgtgtgtgtgtgtgtgtgtgtgtgtgtgtgggagtgtgtggttgtgctcACACTTAGAGCATTCAAATATTCATGTGCTTCTGTACTGCTGAGACATGCAGGATACAGTCTGTTGTCAGACTCATTttgtatgcagtgtgtgtgtgtgtgtgtgtgttcatgttcatgtgtgtgtgtgtgtgggtgcgcgtGGGTGCGTGTGTTACAAGGGAGTCAGACGTGAACGTGTCAAGTTGCATCATTGTTTTTCAACTTCTTACTTTCAGGTGCAGATTGATGTGGTGCAGATTGACCTACTTTCAGGCGTGACAGAATGGTGAGTACCACGCTCTGGTACATAAAGACACGCCAGATGGTCCGATCAGACTGTTGGTCATTGCCTGGGTCTAACACACACTGTGTCCATCTCCACACAGGTTTGACCTGGGGGAAGAACAGTGAGGAGAAACTTGGCTCCTTCAAATCAACCCTGCGCCAGACTTCTGTGTGTACAATCAGGGCACCTTATATCATCACCGCCTTCCTCTGTTCCATATTCACCAcctcacacctgtgtgtgtgtgtgtgtgggggggggggggggtactctcTCATATACAGGGCTTACTGTTATGAGGCACATTGGTAGAATTCAGGCATGGGCCTCTGCGTCTAAGATTTGAAAACAGATCACTATATCGGCTGAGACCATTTCCTTGCTTAAAGCCCTGCATATATCAAAGTCTAGCTAAGGAATAAGACATGCTGATGGATGGAGGTTGCAGGTGGTTGTAAAAAGCTGTTGTCCGTTTCGGTCATGTATTAATATGGAGGTTAGTTACAATTATGTCACGCTGTTCCGAGTGTTATGAGATATATTGATGAGAGTGAAATGGATGACTTTGGAAGTTATAGCAAAGTAACACTGCTACTTATGAAGGTTGTATAGACTTCAGAATGTTACATATTTTAATTGAAGAATATCACAAGAACATGTTGAATGGAGAGGTGTAGTAGGTAAACTGTTACAAGTGTTAGTTTTATGGTTTTGAAATGTGTTCATATTTTAACAAAATTGTGTACTTATTGGTGAAGTATGAAGTATTTTTCAGGTTCAAAGAAAATGATTGCAGTGCATCAAGCTTATCGTAAGAATTGAGAAACTGTTGGTATACTGTATCATGGGCCATTGGTCTAGTCCACATGAGAGGTGTGATTTATCATATCTATTGCTAATCAGCAAATCTATTGTTTCAACGACACCAGTATTTTAGCGTAATACTGCATAAAACacttttggctgcagtttttaaGTAGCGATATAGTAGTGATATGCAATACATATTAAATGTTATAGATCTGCTATCTGCCTTAATTGTAAACATATTCACCACAAATCTGCCAAAGGTATTAGTTTACACTGCAAGTTGTCTTGACTAGTATTGTCTTCTGAAAGCTACTTACAGTATGGTGGCGTCTGTGGCTCTAGTATCTTTAGCTACTGTATCAGGTATATGCCATTATTTGGCATAATTACTGCAAACTGCAAGTAAAACATCACTACCGTACCGTGGCT
Above is a genomic segment from Alosa sapidissima isolate fAloSap1 chromosome 4, fAloSap1.pri, whole genome shotgun sequence containing:
- the esyt1b gene encoding extended synaptotagmin-1, which translates into the protein MQNAGQDGSKGTDKANTALSGEDATDSQIETQKTPGISATAVLWTFGKCLSALLPVYLAGYYRISTSLVVFGLMVYSGWKHTREAKETRLRSAIHLLSNEQEYTSTKVFKSKRDLPAWVNFPDVEKVEWLNKVLQQAWPFIGQYLEKLLIDTIAPAIRGSNNHLQTFNFTKIDMGDKSMKVVGVKAHTENDKGQVLLDVYISYVGNVEINVEVKRYFCKAGVKGIQLHGMMRVILEPLIGDVPIVGAVTMFFIRRPKLDINWTGMTNLLDIPGLNVMSDSMIMDIIASFLVLPNRLTVPLIPDLHVAQLRSPLPRGVVRIHLLEAADLAAKDNYIKGVIAGMSDPYALLRVGPQSFTSHHVDNTTCPKWAEMYEVIVHEVPGQELEVEVYDKDPDQDDFLGRTKMDLGIVKKSKVVDEWFPLKDTKTGRVHLRLEWLTLVSNTDQLDEVIKRNSTVSSKTADPPSAAILAVYLDKAEALPMKKGNKEPSPMVQLSVQDLTRESRTAWNTVNPEWEDAFTFFIQDPHKQDIDIQVKDNDRVQSLGSLTIPLSRLLARSDLSLDQWFQLDHSGSASRIYINAVLRVLWIDEAHLQTPLSSSDSTGTKAAARPQQTTPDANFANKGVLRIHLVGAQNLVAKDKVMGMIKGKSDPYVKISIGGKTFKSDVIKGNLNPNWNEMYEVVLTQLPGQELLLEMFDKDMDQDDFMGRLKIKLSDLISAQHTDEWYTLSDVKSGRVHLVMEWLPTESESDHLEQVLHHQSLQAFKNKAVPSAALLFLYLERGHDLPHKKSGKEPKAAAELVVGGTSYKTKVCERSSSPQWDETFYFLVRDPNEEMLQVKLSSNWEQALGSLVLPVRELLSEPGLILDQWLSLEGSPASQLLLRAELKILSPKMAIGDVDHKEPPKASKSFIPEKKPEVDTVQGSGDAERAPISAPAPPPPAVVAPEKLSATGVISEGVVKVSAAVDLRPQKATPDPSFGREGVLRIHLMEAQNLVAKDKVMGLGKGNSDPYVKIHIGGTTFKSQVIKKNLNPTWNEMYELILAQNSCKEILFELFDKDIDKDDFLGRLTIGMDDIVQARYTDQWFTLNDVKSGRLHLTVEWMTTASQPGGLDKVLQLRSLYSYQNKAVPSAALLFVFLERAHSLPLKKSGKEPKPAAELVLKGTSRKTKVLDRSTAPQWNEGFHFLVHDPTEDTLIIKLSSAWDQALGSLVLPVRELLSKPQLVLDQWFKLDGALADSQILLRAELKILESKATARAVVTEAPVMTPEPAVVEEEEEEEEFRGAAEASAPAPGARLHQLAAQSVPGIALLHSESEEREPANAVEDLSPVQNILKPTPEVEDIGSYKEDLEPIATTQSDTTANEKAQLSEPEEELEEPSYEQAVPSTPPPAPSAVPEKEKVVSEVPSPLVLLPQHTSTPTGFATKGVLRIHLLEAKNLVAKDKVMGLGKGKSDPYVKIYIGDTTFKSHVIKENLNPTWNEMYELVLKGNMDLNLKFEVFDKDLDSDDFLGRFQLRLKDIIQSQFTDQWYTLNDIKTGQVHLLLEWLPTASNADELNQVLQLRSLYSYQNKAVPSAALLFVFLERAHSLPLKKSGKEPKPAAELVLGGTSFKTKVLDRSTSPQWDESFYFLLHDPKEDMLIIKLSSAWDQALGSLVLPVRELLSKPQLVLDQWFKLDGALADSQILLRAELKVLASKLTNAPVATGALPRAAPGGDAGSCGQVKLSLSHRAKDKKLCVTVHGCRNLVASSKDIMDTYISLILLPDKSKATKRKTGVKRRDLNPEYNERFEFDLSLDEAKRRTLCISVKNNAASFMSRDKDVVGQVQIDVVQIDLLSGVTEWFDLGEEQ